A window from Cryobacterium sp. PAMC25264 encodes these proteins:
- a CDS encoding ATP-dependent DNA ligase: MGKLTYDSSLTADFDDRVLAHLQVVIGAKLRRGEAFYFTWRDDPQGGDGRSTIWMHPSIPLAYKYFGGRSPSLNRDWIEALMLTANSSGGLQIVPEPHRLGSTSVVKDDS, translated from the coding sequence CGGCGGACTTCGATGATCGGGTCCTCGCCCATCTCCAGGTTGTGATCGGCGCGAAACTGCGCCGGGGTGAGGCCTTCTATTTCACGTGGCGTGATGACCCCCAGGGTGGTGACGGCCGGAGCACCATCTGGATGCATCCGAGCATTCCACTGGCCTACAAGTACTTTGGGGGTCGTTCGCCGAGCCTGAACCGTGACTGGATCGAAGCCCTGATGTTGACCGCGAACTCGTCCGGCGGCCTGCAGATCGTGCCCGAACCGCACCGACTCGGATCCACGTCGGTAGTGAAGGATGACTCGTGA